The window TTCTTTGGCCGTATCGAGTTTGTGCTGTTTGCCGGCGGTTGCGATGATTCTTGCTTCATATAAGGAATAGGCCAGTTGAATGGCGGAAGTCCCAACACCACTTCCCGCGGCATGAATGAGCACCGTTTCCTGCTCTTGGAGCTCTGCCAGCCAGTCCAGTGTCTGAAAGGCGGTCAAGAAGGTTTCGGGAATAGCAGCTGCTTCTTCAAAGGATAAATTATCCGGCAGGCCCATTGCCATGTCTTCGTGGATGGTGCAATACTCGGCATATCCGCCACCGGGTAGCAATCCGAAAATACGATCACCGTTTTCCCATTCAGTGACTTCCGATCCCACTTTTTCTACCACGCCGGATATCTCTAATCCCAGGATGTTACTGGCTCCTTCGGGTGGATCGTAGTTTCCGGTTCGCTGGAGCAGGTCTGCACGGTTTATGGCAGTAGACCTAATCTTAACTAGCAGTTCATTTTCATCAGGTTCGGGAGTAGGAACTTCTCCGATTTTAAGAGCTGATCCGGATGATTCTTGTATAACCTGTATTGCTTTCATAAAGTAGGTCCTTTCTTATTAGAAAATACGTTTGTTGATTTCGTTGAGTGTGGTGTCAACCAGTTGATTGAGTTCATCAGAAATGTCGAGCATCCAGAGCGGAACCCCATAGAGCAGGGTAACAATAATTGAGCGAATTAAAATATCCAGATACACGCCACCCATTACCGGAATTTGAAAAACGATAAGCAGCGTTATTGCACCGCCGCCCAGAATATAAAGCATTCGCCATTCGAAGGGCTGCATAGAAAAGTAAATCCACACAAAAAGTACTTTGAGCATGTTGTAGAGCAGTACTGCAGAGGCTGTTCCAATGGCTGCGCCTACGATACCGTAAATGGGTATCAGGATGTAGTTGAGGATGATGGTAATGGCAATGAGGATGAGGCTTGAATACAGATCAAAACGGTAATGATCGGAGTTTAAAATAATAGCACCGTTTACGCCGGTGGCCATATCAAAAATGTTGGCTGTGCCAATAATGATGATAACCAGTGCGCCGCCGGAATACTCTGGCGGGAGAACGGCCATCAGATTTTCGAGATTGGCAATGACTCCAGCGAAAAGAAGTCCTGCTGCAATAAGCTGATTCATTGACGAGCGGTGATAGATCTGTTCAATTAAATCAAAATTCTGTTCTTCATAGGCATCGGCAATGATGGGCGATGATATTTTATAAATAGACTGCCGCATGATTGTGATAGCTGAGCCTATATAAAAAGCAATGGAGTAGATACCGGTATCATCAAGTCCGGCCAGGGAGCTGAGCATGATGATATCAATATTGGAAACAATAATGGATGCTATGCCCCCGAAAAAGGCAAACAGACTATATTTGACCATTCGCTTGAGCAGCGAGCGGTCCAGAAAATCAATATGAGGAGTGAGTGAGAGATCTGCGATGCTGTACATGTAGATGATTAGTGCCAGCAGTATGATCGCGTAATTCATCACAAAACCGACCATGAACTGCTCAAAGCTGATCCATCCCATAAAATGAATGACCAAAAGCAACATCGTAAGGAGTCGAACGGCCACATTCATCAGGAAGGATGACATCACCGTATCGTAGAGTGCCTGCACAAAGCTGGTGGTAACGTGGAAGTAGAGCATGGAAAATGCCAGCGGAAGGATAAACCAGTAGTAGCCGACCAGCAGTTCCGATCGTTCAATAAAATACTGCGTTATGCCGGGACGGAATATTGCCAAGATACCAGCGAGTAAAATAACCCCCAAAAAGGGTACAGCCATCGAAAGGAAGAGAAAACCATTGTGATTATTTTCCTTGTCTCGGAAAAAGGGGAAAAACCGGATGACGGTATTTTTCATCCCCAGGCTGGCAAGCTGTGACGATACCATGGCAAGGGAAATGAGGACACGCGTAAGCCCATACTCTTCCGGGGATAAAATGTTGGGATACATCCAAATGGTAACCACAAAGCCAATGGCAATGCCTGCATAATTGATAATTGAATTTTGGATGCTTTGTCGAAATATGACGCCCAAATCGGTAGAATATTTTGTTTATAGAGGTGTGAGAATGTAATAATATTT is drawn from Fodinibius salinus and contains these coding sequences:
- a CDS encoding lipopolysaccharide biosynthesis protein; its protein translation is MGVIFRQSIQNSIINYAGIAIGFVVTIWMYPNILSPEEYGLTRVLISLAMVSSQLASLGMKNTVIRFFPFFRDKENNHNGFLFLSMAVPFLGVILLAGILAIFRPGITQYFIERSELLVGYYWFILPLAFSMLYFHVTTSFVQALYDTVMSSFLMNVAVRLLTMLLLVIHFMGWISFEQFMVGFVMNYAIILLALIIYMYSIADLSLTPHIDFLDRSLLKRMVKYSLFAFFGGIASIIVSNIDIIMLSSLAGLDDTGIYSIAFYIGSAITIMRQSIYKISSPIIADAYEEQNFDLIEQIYHRSSMNQLIAAGLLFAGVIANLENLMAVLPPEYSGGALVIIIIGTANIFDMATGVNGAIILNSDHYRFDLYSSLILIAITIILNYILIPIYGIVGAAIGTASAVLLYNMLKVLFVWIYFSMQPFEWRMLYILGGGAITLLIVFQIPVMGGVYLDILIRSIIVTLLYGVPLWMLDISDELNQLVDTTLNEINKRIF
- a CDS encoding NAD(P)H-quinone oxidoreductase; the protein is MKAIQVIQESSGSALKIGEVPTPEPDENELLVKIRSTAINRADLLQRTGNYDPPEGASNILGLEISGVVEKVGSEVTEWENGDRIFGLLPGGGYAEYCTIHEDMAMGLPDNLSFEEAAAIPETFLTAFQTLDWLAELQEQETVLIHAAGSGVGTSAIQLAYSLYEARIIATAGKQHKLDTAKELGANFAYNYKEQNYAEEIISDIGADSVNVVIDFIGKPYWHKNMEVLAMDGRLVYLSFLGGHKVENISLIPILRKRLSIMGSTLRNRTEEYKIDLTKDFASKTLSLFKDGKLKPVIDSVFDWSETETAHQRMKNNKNTGKIVLTDM